The following coding sequences lie in one Micromonospora sp. R77 genomic window:
- a CDS encoding helix-turn-helix transcriptional regulator, with translation MPQDLDAAVQRRRLRTELRRARARAGFTQKEVADALGWSPSKIIRIESGQVGLSRTDLKALLNLYKVTSGPQVSEFVRMAEQSRRQVWSAYRDALTREFLVYLGFEASASAIKQFENMFLPGLLQTEEYAREVIRALSSPEVPERTRERRVEARIKRQEIFSRPDAPQGSFVLDQAVIFRHVRSAGSGTGIMKRQLARLLELSEHPAINIGILPFSFGLHLGLRGPFVILEFPDPEDEEMLFLETGPMSVMTRESHDDIAPYQETFWEIEAKALTGGEMRSMIKEAMASM, from the coding sequence ATGCCCCAAGACCTTGATGCGGCGGTGCAGCGCAGGCGTCTGCGGACAGAGCTTCGCAGAGCGCGGGCGCGAGCAGGATTCACCCAGAAAGAGGTGGCGGATGCCTTGGGATGGTCTCCGTCGAAAATTATCCGGATCGAGAGCGGCCAGGTTGGTCTCTCTCGAACGGACCTCAAGGCGCTGCTGAATTTGTACAAGGTCACGAGTGGGCCGCAAGTATCCGAGTTCGTCCGAATGGCGGAGCAGAGCAGACGTCAGGTCTGGAGCGCATATCGCGATGCGCTCACCCGCGAATTTCTCGTTTATCTAGGTTTTGAGGCTTCTGCTTCGGCCATAAAGCAATTCGAGAATATGTTCCTCCCGGGACTGCTGCAGACGGAAGAATACGCGCGGGAGGTAATTCGTGCGCTGTCAAGCCCTGAGGTGCCTGAGCGCACTAGGGAACGTCGAGTCGAAGCGCGGATCAAGCGGCAAGAGATCTTCAGCCGACCGGATGCGCCGCAAGGATCTTTCGTACTGGATCAGGCGGTTATATTCCGGCACGTGAGATCTGCGGGTAGCGGCACCGGGATAATGAAAAGACAGCTCGCTCGACTGCTGGAACTTAGCGAGCACCCTGCTATCAATATAGGGATCCTGCCGTTCTCTTTCGGGCTGCACCTTGGCCTGAGGGGTCCGTTCGTGATTCTCGAATTCCCTGATCCTGAGGACGAAGAAATGCTTTTTCTGGAGACTGGGCCTATGAGCGTCATGACGCGAGAGAGCCACGACGATATTGCGCCCTATCAAGAGACCTTCTGGGAAATCGAGGCCAAGGCGCTGACGGGAGGTGAAATGAGATCTATGATCAAAGAAGCGATGGCGAGTATGTGA